A window of Sphingobacterium sp. SRCM116780 contains these coding sequences:
- a CDS encoding c-type cytochrome — MEEELKKIRKSSNTIILVTSVLLCFIVLSAYITNGLPRNIEKIVPNKEQLITHVDDLKLSPFTDSEEDKLASYGEKLIKETYNYFYEKNGNKIGNHLACTNCHLNGGTKAFAAPYVGLTGVFPVYIGREDKIESLEERINGCFERSMNGKAIDVNSMEMRAIITYIKHISKNTPTGKRIVGQGFVKVKTPKRAADPKSGAIVFQQQCQSCHGQQGEGKKLATNKGYQYPPLWGKDSYNDGAGMARVLTAMQFIKGNMPLGATHDNPILTDAEAYDVAAYINSFSRPIKANKEKDYPNLAKKPKDSPYPPFHDNISAIQHKYGPFNF; from the coding sequence ATGGAAGAAGAATTGAAAAAAATTAGAAAGAGTAGCAATACCATTATACTAGTGACCTCTGTATTGTTATGTTTCATTGTTTTATCAGCTTACATTACCAATGGGTTACCTCGTAATATAGAGAAAATTGTCCCCAATAAAGAACAACTCATCACCCATGTAGATGATTTAAAATTGAGTCCTTTTACAGATAGCGAAGAAGATAAGCTTGCAAGTTATGGTGAGAAGCTAATCAAAGAAACGTACAATTATTTCTATGAAAAAAATGGTAACAAGATTGGTAATCACTTAGCATGTACAAATTGTCACCTCAATGGGGGAACGAAAGCTTTTGCTGCTCCTTATGTTGGACTTACGGGAGTTTTTCCAGTATATATTGGAAGAGAGGATAAAATTGAATCGTTGGAAGAGCGTATCAATGGTTGTTTTGAACGTAGTATGAACGGTAAAGCCATCGATGTAAACAGTATGGAAATGAGGGCAATTATCACCTATATCAAACACATTAGTAAGAATACTCCTACTGGAAAACGAATTGTAGGACAAGGTTTTGTCAAAGTAAAAACACCTAAACGAGCAGCTGATCCAAAAAGTGGTGCTATAGTTTTTCAACAGCAGTGTCAAAGTTGTCATGGACAACAAGGAGAAGGGAAAAAATTAGCAACCAATAAAGGTTATCAATATCCACCGCTATGGGGAAAGGACTCATACAATGATGGTGCTGGAATGGCACGAGTGCTTACTGCGATGCAGTTCATCAAAGGGAATATGCCCTTAGGTGCCACACATGATAATCCGATATTAACAGATGCTGAGGCTTATGATGTAGCAGCTTATATCAATTCTTTTTCAAGACCAATAAAAGCAAATAAAGAAAAGGATTATCCAAACTTGGCCAAGAAACCTAAGGATTCTCCTTATCCACCATTCCATGACAACATAAGTGCAATACAACATAAATACGGTCCCTTTAATTTTTAA